One genomic region from Desulfuromonas sp. TF encodes:
- the nuoF gene encoding NADH-quinone oxidoreductase subunit NuoF yields the protein MPRINSPAELEDFRKEILSQRDPNKPCITLCSGSACHATGTGKVAAALEEEIKKQGVEAEVVNRRTGCHGFCEQGPIVVIYPEGICYLKVQPEDMAEIISETIKEKRVIERLLYVDPNTGEKAIKEEDIPFYKNQERLVLGSNRKIDPKSLEDYLAVEGYQALVKTLFEMTSEQVVGEVKNAKLRGRGGAGFPSGVKWDFARNAPGDQKYVIVNCDEGDPGAYMDRSVMEGNPFAVLEGLMIGAYAIGANEGYVYVRQEYPLAVSNLAIAIKKAEEYGLLGKNILGSGFDFTVKVHRGAGAFICGEETSLLNSLEGKPGEPNARPPFPATKGLWGKPTNINNVETWANIPLIINKGADFFSSIGTEGSKGTKIFSLVGKVNNTGLVEVPMGVSMKDIIFKIGGGVPGGKKFKAVQTGGPSGGCIPENLLDIKVDFDELTRAGAMMGSGGMIVMDEDTCLVDIARYFLAFLSDESCGKCTPCREGIRQMLKILTNLTKGLGKEGDIERLEELAEATKGSSMCALGKTAPNPVLSTLHYFRDEYEAHINEKRCPALSCKELIAFHIDVEKCKGCGACFRKCPAEAIEGGKKRIHVIDQDKCTKCGACIEACPKAFGAVRKISGEPVPSSIPEEARIIG from the coding sequence ATGCCAAGAATAAATTCACCTGCCGAATTGGAAGATTTCCGGAAGGAGATCCTCTCCCAAAGAGATCCGAACAAGCCTTGCATTACGCTCTGTTCCGGGAGTGCCTGTCATGCGACCGGAACCGGAAAAGTTGCCGCGGCGCTTGAAGAGGAAATCAAAAAGCAAGGCGTCGAGGCTGAAGTTGTCAACAGAAGGACCGGCTGTCACGGCTTTTGCGAGCAGGGGCCCATCGTTGTCATCTATCCTGAGGGGATCTGTTACCTCAAGGTGCAGCCGGAAGACATGGCCGAAATAATTTCGGAGACGATAAAAGAGAAGAGGGTTATTGAGCGCCTGCTCTATGTCGATCCGAACACCGGTGAAAAAGCAATCAAAGAAGAAGATATTCCTTTCTACAAGAACCAGGAAAGGCTTGTTCTCGGTTCCAATCGAAAGATCGATCCCAAAAGTCTGGAAGATTATCTCGCTGTCGAAGGTTATCAGGCTCTGGTCAAGACGCTCTTCGAGATGACGTCCGAACAGGTCGTCGGTGAGGTGAAGAACGCAAAACTGCGGGGGCGAGGCGGCGCGGGCTTCCCGTCGGGAGTGAAGTGGGATTTTGCCCGTAACGCTCCGGGCGATCAGAAGTACGTCATCGTCAACTGCGACGAGGGCGACCCGGGTGCCTACATGGACCGTTCGGTGATGGAGGGCAACCCCTTTGCCGTGCTCGAGGGATTGATGATCGGCGCCTATGCCATCGGTGCGAACGAGGGATATGTCTACGTTCGCCAGGAATATCCCCTGGCCGTATCCAATCTGGCGATCGCCATCAAGAAAGCAGAGGAGTACGGTCTTCTCGGCAAAAACATCCTTGGTTCCGGTTTCGATTTCACCGTCAAGGTGCATCGGGGGGCCGGAGCCTTTATCTGCGGCGAGGAAACATCGCTCCTCAATTCTCTGGAAGGCAAGCCGGGAGAACCGAATGCGAGACCGCCCTTCCCTGCGACCAAGGGACTCTGGGGGAAGCCGACCAATATAAACAATGTCGAGACATGGGCCAATATTCCTCTGATCATAAATAAAGGAGCCGATTTCTTCAGTTCGATCGGCACGGAAGGAAGCAAGGGAACCAAGATCTTTTCGCTCGTCGGCAAGGTGAACAACACCGGCCTGGTCGAGGTGCCCATGGGTGTCTCCATGAAAGACATCATCTTTAAGATCGGCGGCGGGGTTCCCGGCGGCAAAAAGTTCAAGGCGGTGCAGACGGGCGGACCGTCGGGAGGCTGCATCCCGGAAAATCTCCTGGACATCAAGGTCGACTTTGACGAGCTGACCCGGGCCGGCGCCATGATGGGTTCAGGCGGGATGATCGTCATGGACGAGGATACCTGTCTGGTCGATATCGCCAGATACTTCCTGGCCTTCCTCAGCGACGAATCCTGCGGCAAATGCACTCCCTGTCGCGAAGGCATCCGGCAGATGCTGAAGATCCTGACCAACCTGACCAAGGGGTTGGGGAAAGAGGGGGATATCGAACGTTTGGAGGAGCTGGCCGAGGCCACCAAGGGATCTTCCATGTGCGCCCTGGGTAAAACCGCCCCAAACCCGGTCCTCAGCACCTTGCACTACTTCAGGGATGAGTATGAGGCGCATATCAACGAGAAGAGGTGTCCGGCGCTCTCCTGCAAGGAGCTGATCGCCTTTCACATCGACGTGGAAAAATGCAAGGGCTGCGGTGCCTGCTTCAGGAAGTGCCCGGCGGAAGCGATCGAAGGCGGAAAGAAGCGGATCCACGTCATCGACCAGGACAAATGCACCAAGTGCGGGGCCTGTATCGAAGCCTGCCCCAAAGCCTTCGGCGCAGTGAGAAAAATTTCCGGCGAACCCGTGCCGTCTTCCATCCCTGAAGAAGCAAGAATCATAGGATGA
- a CDS encoding NAD(P)H-dependent oxidoreductase subunit E, which translates to MDIGRVDQIIEEHHGEASSLIQILLDIQSENKWLPKEALTRVSEKLDVPLSRIQHITTFYKHFSLTPKGRHEIHVCVGTACHVRGAQGIIETVEEVTGVKPGETDSDLNFSVETVSCLGCCALGPVMVVDGEIHGNVDKPETAEVLKQLEQAGTADVLKKCACE; encoded by the coding sequence ATGGATATCGGCAGAGTCGATCAGATTATTGAGGAGCATCACGGCGAAGCCAGTTCGCTGATACAGATATTGCTGGACATCCAGAGCGAAAACAAATGGCTCCCCAAAGAGGCGTTGACGCGTGTCAGCGAGAAATTGGATGTTCCCTTGAGCCGCATCCAGCATATCACCACATTCTACAAGCACTTCAGTCTCACTCCCAAGGGTCGGCATGAGATTCACGTCTGTGTGGGGACGGCCTGCCATGTTCGTGGCGCCCAGGGCATCATCGAGACGGTCGAGGAAGTGACGGGAGTCAAACCCGGTGAAACCGACTCCGACTTGAACTTCAGCGTGGAGACCGTAAGCTGCCTCGGCTGCTGTGCCTTGGGACCGGTGATGGTCGTGGATGGCGAAATCCATGGCAACGTGGATAAGCCCGAGACGGCAGAAGTCCTGAAGCAACTGGAACAGGCCGGGACAGCTGATGTCTTGAAAAAATGTGCGTGTGAGTAG
- a CDS encoding hydrogenase iron-sulfur subunit translates to MAAGFEYKPSVIGFLCTWUAYGAADLSGVSRQQYSTETKIIRVMCTGRVDIAFVLRAFSKGADGVFIGGCWLGECHYVTEGNYDALFNMHLGKKLLEYIGVNPDRLRLEWISASEGMRYAEIMNDFGKQLKQLGPLGKSEGITDSALKLKLEAVSKLLPYAKLVERERLRVRFKTEEEYKEYFASAKFNQLFKELVTDKLAISQIMLLLQKDPLSARDIAEGLGLEAAEVSRHLSMSSRLGLVRFDEELKRYALAS, encoded by the coding sequence ATGGCTGCGGGATTCGAGTACAAGCCCAGCGTCATCGGCTTTCTGTGCACTTGGTGAGCGTACGGGGCTGCGGACCTGTCTGGAGTTTCCAGGCAACAATATAGTACAGAAACAAAGATCATCCGCGTCATGTGCACCGGCAGGGTTGACATCGCCTTCGTGCTCCGGGCTTTCTCAAAAGGAGCGGACGGGGTGTTTATCGGCGGTTGCTGGCTTGGCGAATGCCATTACGTGACCGAAGGAAACTACGATGCATTATTTAACATGCATCTGGGCAAGAAATTGCTGGAGTACATCGGCGTGAACCCTGATCGTTTAAGGCTGGAGTGGATTTCCGCCTCCGAAGGGATGCGTTATGCCGAGATCATGAATGACTTCGGCAAGCAGCTCAAGCAGCTGGGGCCCCTCGGCAAAAGCGAGGGCATAACCGACAGCGCATTGAAGCTCAAACTGGAAGCGGTATCGAAACTCCTCCCTTATGCCAAGCTGGTGGAGCGGGAGAGGTTGCGGGTGCGTTTCAAGACCGAGGAAGAGTACAAAGAGTATTTCGCCAGTGCCAAGTTCAATCAGCTCTTCAAGGAACTGGTGACAGATAAATTGGCCATAAGCCAGATCATGCTGCTCTTGCAGAAGGATCCCCTCTCCGCCCGGGACATTGCCGAAGGGCTTGGCCTTGAAGCGGCGGAAGTATCCAGGCATCTCAGCATGTCTTCAAGACTCGGTCTGGTCCGCTTCGATGAGGAGCTGAAACGTTACGCTCTGGCCAGTTAA